Proteins encoded together in one Chitinophaga sp. LS1 window:
- a CDS encoding ribulokinase, with protein sequence MEHSYVIGVDFGTDSVRSLVVDTQTGQEAGSAVYFYPRWKKGLFCDPAIQQYRQHPKDYLEGLENSIKDALKQCPAGTAARVKGIAVDTTGSTPGPVNEQGTPLALLPGFEENPNAMFVLWKDHTANSEAALINDISHSNGKDYTAYSGGIYSSEWFWAKILHVVTEDPAIEAAAAAWVEHCDWIPAVLTGNKSVDTLLRSRCAAGHKAMWHASWKGLPPNDFLSKLNPVLDKYDQMYTDTVDATVPAGTITAEWAEKLGLPADVVIGTGAFDAHMGAVGGGIRPYSLCKVIGTSTCDILIAPLEETSDKLVKGICGQVDGSVVPDMLGLEAGQSAYGDIFAWLRKLIMGPLYDLMPEEKDKLAEVEGKLLAYLSKKAEQLPLRDNDPIAMDWFNGRRTPDANHTVKSTITGLHLGTDAVQLFKTLVEAAAFGAKAIADRFVQEGIPIQEVIALGGVAKKSGYAMQVLADVMNRPIRIVNSENACALGAAMFAAVVAGVHPDIDVAQAAMTSGFETTWFPREQNVSYYANRYEKFKEIGAFTEKLFK encoded by the coding sequence ATGGAACATTCATATGTTATAGGTGTCGACTTCGGCACCGACTCAGTCCGCTCCCTTGTTGTAGATACGCAGACCGGTCAGGAAGCCGGTAGTGCCGTGTATTTTTATCCTCGCTGGAAAAAGGGGCTCTTCTGTGACCCCGCCATCCAGCAATACCGCCAGCACCCTAAAGATTACCTGGAAGGGCTGGAAAACAGTATTAAAGACGCGCTGAAACAATGCCCGGCTGGCACCGCCGCCAGGGTGAAAGGCATCGCCGTCGATACCACCGGTTCCACCCCCGGCCCTGTCAACGAACAAGGTACGCCCCTGGCCCTGTTGCCCGGTTTTGAAGAAAACCCCAACGCCATGTTCGTTCTCTGGAAAGATCATACTGCCAACTCGGAAGCGGCCCTGATTAATGACATCTCCCATAGCAATGGCAAAGATTATACTGCTTACAGCGGTGGCATATACAGCAGCGAATGGTTCTGGGCCAAAATACTCCATGTCGTAACCGAAGATCCTGCCATCGAAGCAGCAGCCGCTGCCTGGGTAGAACATTGCGACTGGATCCCGGCCGTACTCACCGGCAACAAAAGTGTCGATACCCTGCTTCGCAGCCGTTGTGCCGCAGGTCACAAAGCTATGTGGCACGCTTCCTGGAAAGGATTGCCGCCAAATGACTTCCTTTCCAAACTGAACCCTGTTCTCGATAAATACGATCAGATGTACACCGATACAGTGGATGCCACTGTACCTGCTGGTACTATCACCGCTGAATGGGCAGAAAAATTAGGGCTGCCTGCTGATGTTGTGATCGGCACCGGCGCCTTCGATGCCCACATGGGTGCGGTAGGTGGCGGTATCCGTCCATACTCCCTCTGTAAGGTGATCGGCACCAGCACCTGCGATATCCTCATCGCTCCGCTGGAAGAAACCAGCGACAAACTGGTAAAAGGTATCTGCGGTCAGGTAGACGGCTCTGTGGTGCCCGATATGCTTGGTTTGGAAGCAGGCCAGTCTGCTTACGGCGACATCTTTGCATGGCTTCGTAAACTGATCATGGGACCATTATACGACCTCATGCCGGAAGAAAAAGATAAACTGGCGGAAGTGGAAGGCAAACTCCTTGCTTACCTGTCAAAAAAAGCAGAACAACTCCCATTGCGTGACAACGACCCGATAGCCATGGACTGGTTCAACGGCCGTCGTACACCTGATGCTAATCATACTGTCAAGAGCACTATTACTGGTTTACACCTGGGTACCGATGCGGTGCAACTTTTCAAAACGCTCGTAGAAGCGGCGGCCTTTGGTGCCAAAGCCATTGCGGACCGCTTTGTTCAGGAAGGCATTCCTATTCAGGAAGTGATTGCACTGGGTGGTGTGGCTAAAAAATCAGGTTATGCCATGCAGGTACTGGCCGATGTGATGAACAGACCTATCCGCATTGTAAACAGCGAAAATGCCTGTGCACTGGGTGCGGCCATGTTTGCCGCTGTGGTAGCGGGTGTTCACCCTGATATTGATGTTGCGCAGGCTGCCATGACCTCTGGTTTTGAAACTACCTGGTTCCCAAGGGAGCAAAATGTGTCTTATTATGCCAATAGGTATGAGAAGTTTAAGGAAATAGGCGCATTTACAGAAAAACTGTTTAAGTGA
- the araD gene encoding L-ribulose-5-phosphate 4-epimerase AraD, with the protein MSHPYKELQEQAYHANMQLPALGLVLFTFGNVSVADHKAGVFAIKPSGVPYNLLSPEKMVIVDFDANNVTNNGRPSSDTKTHAVLYKHWAHIGGIVHTHSTYATAWAQAQRDIPIYGTTHADHLTSDVPCAPPMHDDMIKGNYEHETGFQIMNCLNERNLSYEEIEMILVGNHAPFTWGKTADKAVYNAAVLEEVARMAYLTETIRPSCPRLKDSLIKKHFERKHGPDSYYGQQ; encoded by the coding sequence ATGAGCCATCCATACAAGGAACTTCAGGAGCAGGCTTACCACGCTAACATGCAACTGCCCGCTTTAGGGCTGGTCCTCTTCACCTTTGGCAACGTCAGCGTAGCCGACCACAAAGCCGGGGTATTTGCCATCAAACCCAGCGGCGTGCCTTACAACCTGCTCTCGCCAGAGAAAATGGTGATTGTCGATTTCGATGCAAACAATGTTACGAACAACGGACGGCCATCGTCAGATACCAAAACCCATGCAGTGCTCTACAAGCACTGGGCCCACATTGGCGGTATTGTGCATACGCATTCTACCTATGCTACTGCCTGGGCACAGGCACAAAGGGATATCCCGATCTATGGCACGACCCATGCAGATCATCTGACCAGCGATGTGCCTTGCGCACCACCCATGCACGATGATATGATCAAGGGTAACTATGAGCATGAGACCGGCTTCCAGATCATGAACTGTTTGAATGAGCGTAACCTCAGTTACGAAGAGATTGAAATGATCCTGGTAGGCAATCATGCCCCTTTTACCTGGGGAAAAACAGCAGACAAAGCAGTGTACAACGCCGCCGTGCTGGAAGAAGTAGCGAGAATGGCTTATCTCACGGAAACCATCCGCCCTTCATGCCCCCGCCTGAAGGACTCTTTGATTAAAAAACATTTTGAGCGGAAACATGGTCCGGATTCTTATTACGGGCAACAGTAA
- the araA gene encoding L-arabinose isomerase — protein MIQLKQLEAWFVTGSQHLYGEETLQQVAAHAQTIAASLDADPNIPVKIVFKPTVKTPEEIYAICQEANAAKNCIGVIAWMHTFSPAKMWIRGLKILQRPLLHLHTQFNRDIPWGEIDMDFMNLNQSAHGDREFGFMMSRMRIERKVICGHWQDPDVIGELNTWLRAAAGWFDWQGAKFARIGDNMREVAVTEGDKVEAELQFGYSVNGYGIGDVVAFVNQVSDASIDKLVAEYADVYKLGATLVKGGAQHASLRTAAKIELGLRAFLEDGNFKGFTDTFQDLHGMEQLPGIAVQRLMADGYGFGGEGDWKTSALVRAAKVMGSGLPGGNSFMEDYTYHFDPANRLVLGAHMLEICSSIADGKPSCEIHPLGIGGKADPVRLVFNVDAGPAINASLIDMGNRFRLLVNEVEAVKPVQDLPKLPVARVLWKPLPDMRTGCAAWIQAGGAHHTVYSQNLGSAHMQDFADMAGIEYVKIGKDTDLYQFRNELRWNEAIYLLKGQR, from the coding sequence ATGATACAGTTGAAGCAACTTGAAGCCTGGTTCGTGACCGGTAGCCAGCACCTTTATGGAGAAGAGACCCTGCAGCAGGTAGCTGCGCATGCACAAACCATCGCTGCCTCCCTGGACGCCGATCCGAACATTCCCGTTAAGATCGTATTCAAGCCTACTGTAAAAACCCCCGAAGAGATCTATGCCATTTGCCAGGAAGCCAATGCCGCAAAAAACTGTATCGGTGTGATTGCCTGGATGCATACATTCTCTCCTGCCAAAATGTGGATCAGGGGGCTGAAAATATTACAACGTCCTTTATTACACCTCCATACCCAGTTCAACCGGGATATTCCATGGGGTGAGATCGATATGGACTTCATGAACCTGAACCAGTCAGCTCATGGTGACAGAGAGTTTGGTTTTATGATGTCACGCATGCGCATCGAGCGCAAAGTGATATGTGGCCACTGGCAGGATCCTGATGTGATCGGCGAACTGAATACCTGGCTCAGAGCAGCCGCAGGTTGGTTCGACTGGCAGGGTGCAAAATTTGCCCGTATCGGCGATAACATGCGCGAAGTAGCGGTTACTGAAGGTGACAAGGTGGAAGCTGAGTTACAGTTCGGTTATTCCGTAAATGGTTATGGTATCGGCGATGTGGTGGCTTTCGTGAACCAGGTTTCCGACGCCAGCATCGACAAGCTGGTGGCTGAATATGCAGATGTATATAAACTGGGTGCTACCCTTGTAAAAGGTGGTGCACAACATGCTTCTCTGCGTACAGCTGCTAAGATCGAACTAGGGCTGCGTGCATTCCTGGAAGATGGAAACTTCAAAGGATTTACAGATACTTTCCAGGACCTCCATGGTATGGAACAACTGCCAGGTATCGCTGTACAGCGTCTGATGGCAGATGGTTACGGTTTTGGCGGTGAAGGCGACTGGAAAACTTCTGCACTGGTAAGAGCGGCGAAAGTAATGGGTAGTGGACTGCCTGGTGGTAACTCCTTCATGGAAGACTATACTTACCATTTCGATCCGGCTAACAGGCTCGTACTGGGCGCACATATGCTCGAAATCTGTTCCTCTATTGCAGATGGTAAGCCAAGCTGCGAAATCCATCCACTGGGTATCGGCGGCAAAGCCGATCCTGTAAGACTGGTATTCAATGTAGACGCGGGACCTGCCATCAATGCATCTTTGATTGATATGGGCAACCGTTTCCGTTTGCTGGTAAATGAAGTGGAAGCCGTGAAACCTGTACAGGACCTGCCTAAACTGCCGGTAGCGAGAGTGTTGTGGAAACCACTGCCAGATATGCGTACAGGTTGTGCCGCATGGATTCAGGCTGGTGGCGCACACCATACCGTATATAGCCAGAACCTGGGTAGTGCACATATGCAGGACTTTGCCGACATGGCGGGTATCGAGTATGTGAAGATTGGTAAGGACACTGATTTATACCAGTTCAGGAATGAGCTGAGATGGAATGAAGCTATCTACCTGTTAAAAGGTCAGCGATAA
- a CDS encoding RBBP9/YdeN family alpha/beta hydrolase: MEEVQVLTAPGLYGSGPQHWQTIWENLPGVKRIEQNNWDQPELNDWINSIEDAVSKAGPDVVIAAHSLGCLALAHWAQHTKLKIRGALLVAPPDADRTGFPTVAKSFAPTPLQPLPFRSIVVSSTNDEYASLQRAKTFASAWGSRFVNVGEAGHINAESNLGEWENGQTLVEELVRNWETL; encoded by the coding sequence ATGGAAGAAGTACAGGTTTTAACTGCTCCGGGATTGTACGGATCGGGGCCGCAACACTGGCAGACAATATGGGAAAACCTGCCGGGTGTAAAGAGAATAGAACAGAACAACTGGGATCAACCCGAACTAAACGACTGGATCAACAGCATTGAAGATGCGGTATCCAAAGCCGGTCCTGATGTAGTGATCGCAGCACATTCCCTGGGATGCCTCGCCCTTGCCCACTGGGCACAGCACACAAAATTGAAGATCCGCGGCGCGCTGCTGGTGGCTCCACCAGATGCTGACCGAACGGGATTTCCAACAGTAGCGAAAAGCTTTGCGCCTACGCCGTTACAGCCATTACCTTTCAGGAGCATTGTGGTTTCGAGTACCAATGATGAATATGCTAGCCTGCAACGGGCAAAGACATTTGCGAGTGCATGGGGAAGCAGGTTTGTGAATGTAGGGGAAGCGGGCCATATTAATGCGGAGAGTAATTTAGGGGAATGGGAAAATGGGCAGACGTTGGTGGAGGAGTTAGTGAGGAATTGGGAAACGCTGTAA